The Cervus elaphus chromosome 12, mCerEla1.1, whole genome shotgun sequence DNA window TTGGGGCAAGAGGATGGCTctaagaatgaaaagacaaaacacaGTATCTATTCTCAATGGTCTTACCTTTCACAAGAAACAAATGTAGAATTAAACAATTCATGGTATCATTTGTGTTATAAACAGGCATCAGATCTCAGTAGGTAAGAAAGGCTGACTGAGTCATAAGTTTAATAGAGCTAGGAAAACCCAAGATTTTATCCCCACCCAGTACTCACTCTGTACTATATCTGCCCATACCTACGTATCTTTGAACTGCATTACCTGCCTGTGACCCAGAGGAAGAGAAAGCCATCATCCTGCAGTACTGGTATGTTGAGCCTGcgcatctcatcatctgtcaggGTCCCATAGGGCAGCTCCATGTGAATATCCCAGGGTGGGTCAGCCATCACAACTGCAAACTTGCCCAAGATACTGACGTCCAGGTAGCGGATATCACAACAGATCCACTGCATGAGGTGGTATTTGGTCATCTTCCCTTCCTTCACTCTCCGATTCATGGCCCCAGTCCCTCTTTTTCCATTGGATTTTCCTGTTCCCTCATATGCTATCTATCCCGCTCCATTCCCAATCAGCAAGGGAGATTGCTGATTATGCCTTGCTTTCCTACATGTATGGCTGCTCTACTGAGATAAAGGTCCTTAAGTTGAGGTTAAGTTTTCTGAGCAGACAGGTACCTGAGGTGGGAAGAGTCGATCTGCATTGGAGTCACCTCCAACGCTCTGTGTAAGGGCAAGCTCCTGGCTTGGTGTATGGTCTTTGCTTCCAGGAGCCTCAGAATCCACGCAAGCATCAATTTCATAGTGAACATATTTGCAGGTATCCATATGGAAACATGTGTTAAGGAAAGAGCAGTCTCCTAATGACTCATCAGTGTGTTTATTGATGATCCGTCTGGGGAAATATTAAGGGACAGTTTGAATCAAGATGGTGTTCCAGGTAGATTCCCCAGTTCAAGTTCTAAATTGTTGCAAAATCTGCAGTCTTTCAGTGTCATCAGAGCTTCCTCTAAGTTTTCAAATAAGGAAAGCAGGTGATATTAAAATCTGTAATTTACactaaagaaatgtttttttaattcctctcTGAGCAAAAACTTAACTTCCTTATGACAGGAATAAAGCTCTGACCTAAGAGGCCAGGTTCTTGTTTCTTCTAAGACTATCCTTCTAGAGAACTTTAACTTTCACTGGAGATCAAAGACAGAGATATCCTGCTATTGCAAGaaaagagcaatttttttttaatctcacatcTTTTGGAGAATGCAGCCTGTATTCCCTCCCATAGAACACTACTTCTGAAAGTGTACCTTCAGAATCTTGAATTCTTAGACAATCTATATTAAAAGCACTTAATAACAGTATTAAAGACAAACCCAATGAGTGGAAGGACCGTGCTTAAAAAATGACTGCTTCTAGGAGACCCAGCCAACCCTCTTCCTCCCAAAAGACCTGAAGTGCAGCTTTCGACAGGGCCGGTCAGCATCACTGGCTTTCATACACTCCTCCTTGGTTCCATAGTCACAGAACTCTTGAACTTGAGCCCGACCTCGTGAGCGAAACTTTTCAACAATGGATTGTTCCTTGGCTGTTGTAGTATTTAATAGCTCTAGGATCTCCTGACTAACCTGGGTGATAGAAGAAACCTCTGTCTGGAAAGGGTTCGTAGATAAATTAGCCCTTAAACCACCTCTGCAAATTCTACTTGACATCAATGTCCTATGAGGGGTCAATAAACTACATTAATATGAGAAAACCCAGGAGAAGAGATTTTTCATGGATTTAGTCCTTTTTCACAAATCTGCACTTgggatgaaattaaaatatatgcagaCCAGTTCCTACAACTAAGCATTAAGTTAAACTCCCCTCCCCAGGAAAGCATTTCTTTCCAACCAAAACCACTTATATTTAATACGTACTGAAGCAAGACATAGTGCTGATAAGCACTTTACTGTTTGGTTCAGAGCCTAGGCAACAATTCTAcatggtgggtgggtggtggggacaGGTGGGAGGTGGTATTCTAGTTAGTCTCACAAATGAGAAGACTAAGGATCAAGAGAAGTTAATTCAAATTTATACAGCTAGAAATAGAAAATGGCTAACTCACGTGGGTCTGAAATATTCTTCCAAACAGACCCAGTGAAAAAGATTCTCTAAATCAGAGTTCTCAGCATTTGGTGCACTGTTGATGTTTttggccagataattctttgtgggTTATCGTACTAAGATTGTAGGATGCTTTGCAGAATCCCTTGCCTCTCTACCCACTAGGTGTCTGTAACACTCCTGTGTTATGACAACCAAAAACATCTTCAGACTTTGCAAAACATCTtctgggggttgggagggagggtaATATCATcctcagttgagaaccactgttctaaacCCTCAATTCTAAGAACTGCTCTTTGCCCTAGGGGTAAATTCTTCTCAACCAATGCTAAAATTCAAAGTAAAGTGTGAAAGCACTTCCATCTACCCCTACCTTCTTGCTCTGTTGTTCCTTAGTAGATTGTTGGTTAAGAAGGCTCTCTATCTCCAGATCAACATCCGAGGCAGcatgttttcttgatttcttggTTGGCTCCTTGGCTACTTCTGATGCTGAAGAGGCCAGACCAGAGGCCAAAGAGCTAGTAAAGGCAGCTGCTGTGGTGCAGTCCTGCTCTGCACGCCGCTTCTGCCCTGCAATAGTCCCTGCTACCTCCCCAGGGCCCTTCTTTTCTGCCACAGCACCCATCATGGCGGAGAGCTTGGAATGATCAGCATAGGTCACAAGAGTGGGGTGTGCATCATCTTGTAGGAGACTTCGCTTTACTTCAATCAACTCCTGAGCCGCAAACTTCTGTAGGAGGCTTTCTACCCCATCCTGAGTGGCAGGGGCATCTGGctaaggaaggaaggcaggagggaaagtgTTAAAACCCTGACCACGAACTGATGAAAAACAATGGCAGTTCCCAACCTTGTCTTATGTCATTACCGTGGAGATGGCAAGACGGATGGACACAGCATCAGTGGGCAATGTTAGTGACAGATCAGAGAGGTGGTGTAGCAACTTCTTCTCTAATTCAGGGTCTGTAGCTAGTTCAGGAACTGCTGAAGCTGTACTGGGCTTAGGGCCACCAGAAGTGGGTGCAGCAGGGACTGGGCTGTCGCTACGGAAGGTTGGAGACAGTGCTGCCTCGGGATTCCGAAGATCTAGGAGTGAAGAGACATGAAGATAACAGTGACCACTGTCAATCTACATATTCCTCAGGGATTAAAACTTCCAGCATTTACAACACAGCCCTTTCATTTCATGCAGAAAATTCTCTGACCAGATTTAGCACTAGATGCCCTTTATTAAATCACACCCAAGCATTCACTGCTTTGCCAAGATAAATTTTATGGGATCTGCTTACCCTTTCTATGTTGGGTGAGAGGTATTTCCTAATTTCATTCCTTGCTCTGCTTCAAAGGACATAAATTAGCAGCTTGGTAGATTTAAATGTCCATACCACCTCCCTTCAGTCATGCTAAATGACAACTGATATAATCAACCTGAATTTATAAGCCAGGAATATTTTCAACAACCTAAGCTATGATGAGATCTTTCTGAAGAACTGAGTTTGAGTTTTAATGAATTAAGACCACTGGACATCAGAGAGTATAAAAAATGACAGTGTTGGGGGTTATAACTCAAACACAAAAATGTTATAGAATTGCTGAAGCCCTGGTCACCAATGATAGTTACTGACTATATTCTTATAACCAACTCTAGTACTTCACAAGCTGGGTAGCCATCATAAACTTAATAAGATTTAAGAAACTCAAATTAGGACAAAATATTACCTTTGGGAAAGCCTAATatctcattatttatttaaaatacaagtGAAATATTAAACATTCAGGATCTATACTGGAATTCTGTTAAATACTATCTAAGTGGCCACTAGTTTACATTTAGAGATATTTTGGTTACTTAGAATTTCCACTCTAATGGAACTGACTTCAAAAAATTTAGCTCAGAATTCCAAGGAAAATGGAGTCGAACTATACCAAACACCTTATCGGAACAGTTACATTTTAGGAAAATAAGTTATACCCCTATGTGGAAAACAGACTGCAGAATTTCATACTAGCTGAAAACGTTAAATAACTGACAGAAtttttttcaccttgctcatGATGATTCTTTTATGTTGTGCTGAATCTCAGACTAGAACAAgttccttgttttgttttggcaaGGAGGTGGTGTACACATAGAAATCATGGAAGCACTTTGAACCTGGATGGGAAGTCTGACAGCAAGCGATCTAAGCTAAAGATAACGTGACAAATTTAAGTGACCATTACTATTCAGCTTATTTGGAAGACTACAGGCACAATTCTTACACCGAATAGGACTGAGCTGGTAACTACTAAAGTCCCTTGCAACTGAGAGAGTCTAATAAATCTGAGCTAAAAATACCCCAATTATAATTTACACTAGTTTCAAActctgagctttttaaaaaatcagtcgaatttaaaatttcttcagaagaaaccaaaaatttctttcattaagtAACCTAACCTAGCATAATTAATGATGAACCTTATTATTCTATcagaaaaaatacaaagttttaaaattaggatTTCAGGCATTACATGCACAGTTTTATACATTATGTAATGACCATTTTAACTCATGATGTATGGTAAAGGGAGCAAATTATATAAGGTATTAAAGAGTTTGAGGGACTTCCATGATgctccagcggctaagactccgtgctaaaaatgcagggggcctgggttcaatcctggtcagggaactatatcccacatgctgcaactaagagtttgcatgccacaactaaagatcccacatattgcAACATGCCACATGGAAGACAGAAAATACTaagtgccataactaagacccagcagcacagccaaataaataatttgataatAGAGCTGTGCAGTTTtgaaacttttaatattttagataaaCTATATAAATTACCCATATCCCccctttaatttatatttaaacgTTATTTGCCAGGCACCTATTAATATTCTTTTACCATTAGtaagagttttattttgttaataaagaCCTAAGCACCCTATAGACAATCTCTATTATGTCTTTTTTTAACCACTTAATTATGATTAGCATGTAAAAAGTTGTACATATTTAACATATACAACTCAGTGAGTTTGGAGACAGTATACACTCATtaaatcatcaccaccatcaaggCCAAAATCATATCTATCATTTCCCAAAAGTTTCTTTCTGctgcctttattattatttttgtgtatctGGTAAGACCACTTAACATAGGATCTACCCCCTTAGAAAATGTTAAGTATACAACACAGTACTGTTAACCATAAGCACTATACACTGTATAagagatctccagaacttatttatcttgcaTAACTGAGATTCTGTACCCTTTTACTATCACctctccattttttcccttccctAGGCCTTGGCAATCACCACTCTACTTCTGTgactttgactattttagattccacatgtcaagTACAATCTGAGTGAGACCATACAGCATTTgcgtctgacttagttcacttataATGTCCTCCAGATCCACCCGtgctgtcacaaatggcaggatttcctcctTCTTTTGGCTGTAAAATATCCCATTGCATGTATATTTCacgttttctttatccacttatccatcaatggatgtttaggttgtttccatatcttggctgtatGTGAACATAAGTAATGCTACAATGAGCGTGGATGTGCAGGTATCTCTTTGAAATCCTTAGTTCAAATCCTTTGAATTCCTAAAAGtgaaactgctggatcatatggtaattctatttttttacttactgttttccatagtggctataccaatttacattcccattatcAGTGAATCAGGATTCCCTTTCCTTGCTAAcacttgttctcttttttttaataacaagtttgaggtgatatcttattatgGTTATGATTTGCATccccctgatgactagtgatgttgaacaagTTTTCAAACACCTGTTggtcatttgcatgtcttctttggagaaattggcatatttgtttgtttcttggccATCTGACTTAAAGAAAATAAGTGTTGTCATTGATTAAAGTAAATAGCATTTTCCATAATTTCTCACTCAGTGTTTCATTCTTGTTAATGTAATCTAACCCAAATTCTGTTTAGGAACATACTTATTCAATGTCACATTACTTTCCTTTTTGCCACAATGGTTCTTGAGATGCTTGGCTTAAATATGCAGTAATACCACATTATTTCCATGATAAACATTTTGTcgattgaatttattttaaatgaagtccAGAATCTAACAGTTCAAAGAATAAAGCAATCTACTTGACATTATTACATctcctattatcatttttaaaataacaatgtatAAATTTGGTTAGATGTTAATGCTGGTTAGATGTTAGGTTAGAGGTTCATTTTCTACCAACTAAATAGTTTATCAAACTTTTCTTGCAAATGTTATCTGCCATTTCTAAAATATACTACATGTTTTTTCATGTAAACTTTCAACACCCTAACAGACATTATCTCAGTGAGGAAAAGTACTGACTTTGTTCCAGTGTTAATGTCATTaagttgaaaatgtattttttataattaacctACTGATACTATGAGACTGTAATATAAACATTTCTTCTTACAGTTTTTGCTTTCTCTGGTAACTAAATTTATATGTTCTTTGAGTTATGTTTAAAGACTTTTTCTTACAGCAAGAACTCTATGATAAAGAACcactttaacatatattttcaatCCCTAGAACTggatacaaacttttttttctttttgacaattTGACCAATACTTGTTTTAATATAGTTCTGTGATTCTGGTTATGAATCTTTATGTTAGTAACACCTCCTGGGAGTATTCTTTTCATTACATTCAGGACATGGAGCTGAAGATACCTCTTTTAAGGTTACTGGGAGGAGGAGGTTCAGgtttaatattttgaagaaaacttAACAGCTGATTAACTGttatttatagttatttataGCCACTCTGAATTCCCTGAAGTCAAACACAAATTTGTGCACAGATACACAAATTTGGGGGAAAGACTCCAacactttatcatttttaaaatgggttaAGAGCAGAAAATAATTAGGAATCCCTGAGTTCCAACTCCTTCATATTCATTCAGTTATTACTTCagtacatttattgagcacttccaTTATGCTGGTAACTATGTTGACTCTCTGCTTCTAATCTAATGAAAAATGTAATATGCTGGGCTCAGCAAAGGAATACTTAATACTTGAGCTTTAAGAGCTCAGTTGAAGATAAAATACTAGCTTGAAGACATAAAAATATAGCCAGACTATGAACTTGCTGACCTCTAAAATATGTCAATATCTATATTCACATCTtcacacatgtaaatccatggctgattcacgtcaatgtatggcaaaaaccactacaatattgtaattagccttcaactaataaaaataaatgaaaaaaaatctatattcacATCTTCAATTCCATGGATGAAATACATTGAGTAGttcaaatatttactatgtgccaagctgtgctatacagtggaagtaagaaatagatttaagggactatatctgatagacagagagcctgatgaactatggacggacgtTCGTGACACTgcacaggagacaaggatcaagaccatccccaagaagaagaaatgcaaaaaggcaaaatggttgtctgaggaggccttacaaatagctgtgaaaataagagaagtgaaaagcaaaggagaaaaggaaagatattcccatttgaatgcagagttccaaagaatagccaggaaagataagaaagccttcctcagcaatcaatgcaaagaaatagaggaaaataacagaatgggaaagactagaggtctcttcaagaaaatcagagataccaagggaacatttcatgcaaagatgggtttgatcaaggacagaaatggtatagacctaacagaaacagaagatattaagaagaggtggcaagaatacacagaagaactgtacaaaaaagatcttcacgacccagataatcacgatggtgtgatcactcacctagagccagacatcctggaatgtgaagtcaagtagccattagaaagcatcactacgaacaaagctagtggaggtgatggagttccagttgagctatttcaaatcctgaaagatgatgttgtgaaagtgctgcactcaatatgccagaaaatttggaaaactcagcagtggccacaggactggaaaaggtcagttttcattccaatcccaaagaaaggcaatcccaaagaatgctctaactaccgcacaattgcactcatctcacacacttagtaaagtaatactcaaaattcttcaagccaggcttcagcaatatgtgaactgtgaacttccagatgttcaagctggttttagaaaaggcagaagaaccagagatcaaaatgccaatatccactggatcattgaaaaagcaagagagttccagaaaaacatctatttctgctttattgactacgccaaagccttcttcgactgtgtggatcacaataaactgtggaaaattcttcaagagatgggaataccagaccacctgacctgcctcttgagaaacctgtatgcaggtcaggaagcaacagttagaactggacatggaccaacagactggttccaaataggaaaaggagtacatcaaggctgtatattgtcaccctgcttatttaacttatatgcagagtacatcatgagaaacgctgggctggaagaagcacaagctggaatcaagatggctgggagaaatatcaataacctcagatatgcagatgacaccacccttatggcagagagtgaagaggaactaaaaagcctcttgatgaacgtgaaagaggagagtgaaaaagttggcttaaagctcaacattcagaaaactaagatcatggcatctggtcccatcacctcataggaaatagatggggagacagtggaaacagtgtcagacttcatttttttgggctccaaaatcactacagatggtgactgcagccatgaagttaaaagatgcttactccttggaaggaaagttatgaccaaccaaagagcatattaaaaagcagagacattactttgccaaaaagcagagacattactttgccaacaaaggtccgtccggtcaaggctatggtttttccagtggtcatgtatggatgtgagagttgaactgtgaagaaagctgagcgccgaaaaattgatgcttttgaactgtggtgttggagaagactcttgagagtcccttggactgcaaggagatccaaccagtccatcctaaaggagatcagtcctgggtgttcactggaaggactgatgctgaagctgaaactccagtactttggccacctgatgcgaagagttgactcactggaaaagaccctgatgtctggaggggttgggggcaggaggagaagagggcaacagaggatgagatggctggatggcatcaccgactcgatgggcatgagtttgagtaaactctggaagttggtgatggacagggaggcctggcgtgctgcgattcatggggtcacaaggggtcagacacaactgagcaactgaactgactgactgaagctgCACCAAGTTTATTTTGTTTCaattaatgaaataaacatttattgaaagtaATAATCCTCATTTCAAAAATCTACTTtattctatggaaaacagtgtggcagttcctaagaaaattgaaaatagaattaccatatgctccagcaattccacttctgttaTATGTCCAAAAAAGTTGAAAACAGAATCTTGAAGAGATAacctgtacacccatgttcacagcagcattattcacaacagccaaaatgtggaagcaaccctCAAGTATCCaccaatggataaatggataaagaaaatgtggtatatacatacaatggaatattacgcggctttaaaaagaaaggaaattatgacacgtgctacaacatggatgaaccttgaggatgtGCTAAAGGACATCAGCCAAAAACTTCATGATTCGATTTTCACAAGGTATCTAGAGgagtcaaactcacagaaacagtagaatggtggttgccagggactgggatgAAGGGAGAATAgtgaatttcagttttgcaagacaaAAGAATTTTGGAGATTGGTTGCATAATGATGTGAATATACATCACACTATcaactatacattttaaaatggttagaTGGTATTTTATGGTATGTGTACTTttgccacagttttttttttaagttataccTTAAAAATGCCAAGCTAACAAAGGTCTCCCAGTGATCCTTTGTTCataatattttgcatttattaataACATGGatacattttagtttattttaaatatccttgTCTTTTAATATTGAGCTCAGCAGTAAATACTTAAGTATCAGATTTCAGTAACCCTATAAGAATATAGATGTGgtaagaacatttttatttcctgtgaGACAAGAACTGAACGACCTGAATTTTCATGTAGCCTTTGGTTATATCTTACATGACAAACTGGTTAAGAGAGTGTTTCATGGTATTTTCCTAAGAATCCTAACGCTTATGGAAACATGTTCTTTGGAAAAAC harbors:
- the METTL3 gene encoding N6-adenosine-methyltransferase catalytic subunit, whose product is MSDTWSSIQAHKKQLDSLRERLQRRRKQDSGHLDLRNPEAALSPTFRSDSPVPAAPTSGGPKPSTASAVPELATDPELEKKLLHHLSDLSLTLPTDAVSIRLAISTPDAPATQDGVESLLQKFAAQELIEVKRSLLQDDAHPTLVTYADHSKLSAMMGAVAEKKGPGEVAGTIAGQKRRAEQDCTTAAAFTSSLASGLASSASEVAKEPTKKSRKHAASDVDLEIESLLNQQSTKEQQSKKVSQEILELLNTTTAKEQSIVEKFRSRGRAQVQEFCDYGTKEECMKASDADRPCRKLHFRRIINKHTDESLGDCSFLNTCFHMDTCKYVHYEIDACVDSEAPGSKDHTPSQELALTQSVGGDSNADRLFPPQWICCDIRYLDVSILGKFAVVMADPPWDIHMELPYGTLTDDEMRRLNIPVLQDDGFLFLWVTGRAMELGRECLNLWGYERVDEIIWVKTNQLQRIIRTGRTGHWLNHGKEHCLVGVKGNPQGFNQGLDCDVIVAEVRSTSHKPDEIYGMIERLSPGTRKIELFGRPHNVQPNWITLGNQLDGIHLLDPDVVARFKQRYPDGIISKPKNL